The genomic stretch AGATTGAAAAACAATAAGACATGGAATGTGTAGGCACAGGGTAAACCTTAAGCTCAGACAGCCTTTTCCCTCATCTATATTAAGGTGGGGGGAATACCATATGGTCACATGGCCTCTGCACCAGCATGAGAGTCAATGAAGGGTCAATGAGGGGGTCTCCAAAGGTATTATTAGGCAGTGcgtttttcatctttctcaaaAATGGGATTgtcattttcaccactaggctaccaatccCATTGgttgatgaggaggatgattgaCCTATGGGTTAACATGGTTGGAGAAGCTTCATTTTCCATCCACAGATCTCGCCAATTATATATTCGGTTTAGTAAGTATGGTTGGAGAAGCTTCTTTATCCATCCACAGATATGACCAATTATTTACCAAAGACCTAAGACATTCCCAATCCACCCCACCTGGTGAAAGCTGAGTTTCAATCCCCAAAACCTGACTACAACCAACTCGGCCCTTAGCGGCTCATCAACCCAGCACTTTCGACTCTCTTCCAACCCTAGATGACTATATAACTCAGCCATCTTGATCTACATTAAGGGTAGTTTTCTTACTTCATTGTTTGTTCAGTCaaacaaaaaatttccatagccaaaacaaaaattttagCATTTTTCGGTTTCATGTATATAGTTTGTTGAACCAAACTAATGTATGCTGAGGTGGCCTTAGATGACACATCAGCTTATTCCAAAAGGTCATGAAGTTATTGCAACTTCCACAGCTTTTTTGATGATCGAGTTATAGGAGAATGTATTTAAAAGTTGAATAAAAACGGACTcgttggtatatatatatatatatatatatataaaggtcTCAAATTAGAATCGAAACcgaaaatcaaaattgatttcGATTATTTGAGATTATGTATATTGAACTGAATCAAATAAGAATTGGTATAGTTCCAGTGTTGAGAAAATGAATCTTATTCAGTATGGTATGATTTCAGTATCTAAAACAAAACTGTTTGATATGAACCGAATCAAATCAAGTATATACATGTATATagattatatattatataatctaaggatatattatatatgtatcTCACTTATTGTATATGACCTGAATAAGGAACCATTTATGATACTAAATCAAATTGGAATGTTTCAGTAGTGAAAATGCATTCAAGTTCTTGTTGTTTTATGCTTgttcttgttggcaacccggccacgtggcgatgatgacatggccagtttgggtgacgtggatgaaaatggtGACATAACAAtgtctagtgtcaccgatgagataacagaactccttggtatgcatggaatggtttgatacatccttaatatgtggtgtgggtttctgggtcgaaactggcaaaattggcctatttacgcttAGGGGCATTTTCGGtgatgaaaatgatatttttgaaagatattttcttcatgaaaaatatagattgtaatttatctagtctagtgcatctaattttgtcgcattccgataccgtatgaagaagttacggcatttgtggcggACGAGGGtagttttggcattgaagatgaattttttagaGGAAGTggtctccatgtaacaatacgaaaaaaaatccaatatttccaacggttctgatttcatcacgttccgattccgtatgagaaagatgcatcattggaaaggtctaggggcattttggtctttttacatggatgagtcagatgattgagtcttctgaaatgTCGTAGAGCGTCtagttacggttccaacgcacttcgtttcatctcgatcgaataacgtatgaaaaatttataagtgTTTCCATAAAACCGGTTCGAAAATTTAAACCGAAAATCCAttagttgctctcggtgttgggtggatttttcaaaaattatttttgaaatataaagggtttttatgtaatttcaatattttgaaggtctgagttgcagggggtctttAAGTACTAAAATATATGGAGgaaggggcttgattgtaataaaagagAGTATAGGGTTATGAAATGGACGgtccagattcgaccacgtaggcttgatttCCATCTAAAAGTGCTCACGAATTGGCGCTGGATCGGACGCTTAATATGCTCGCGCGAGATTTTCCATTGGTCGGATTTATCAAGAACCATATGCTGAAACTGCACATGATTGAGGATACTACGGTGTTacgcatatgcaaaaagtggcATAGATAGATgttgtttctcaagatctcatgagatctgatttaTACCAGATCTAAAGATCTCAATCCAAGGGCTGCGAACAGCCTGTACTTTATGAGACATAGCTGACAACCCTTCATGAATCGTGCCGATCTAACCAATAGGATGTCAACAACGTTTCTGACCGCTGACGGAACGTTGACCGCATACGTCATCATGACGTTATATGATCCTAGATCTACGGTTCATGTTTACTATCCGTTATGGCAATCCCACGGCTCATATTATTAGATactctttgatgagatctacggctaGATTTGCACCCCTGTTGCGCGCACCGCCGGCGTAGCCTACACCACTACTACgtagattctatttcaggctatttcattgctccaactttaaatggtcatatctccctcattttaactcggatttgggtgaaccaagttgctacttcttcgtttcttcaagccctacactatggaagcaagaaaaatgagttttgagtgaataaagctacggttttggtaaGAGAATCTTCCCCCCTCTTTATtagtccttgaatgaacatgaatacttaatgataaatgttcttaggccattaaaggaggcaaaagaggtggttgaagtatgttaatgatacattaactcaaagccaaggaggaaaagaaaaaagtaaggatgtgtttgcttttaagagcaagaagccaagaagGGAGAAGGTGTGAGTATCAAatttgtcagtacaagttttcagtcatcccaggcaatcggttatGTGATTCTCTAAcatttgattttacattatatgcatgtatgtatgttagggttagttgtggatgaatgtatacatgctaagttaattgtggatgaactgtaagcatgctagctagttgtggatgtatatgctaggcagagtttgactgtagggcattgatataagtccaaatttattgtattctttattgagtgcttagtgggtgctaagcaccggaaGTGGGTGCTCccatgtagtgggtgctacacattgtaccggcactgcgagtgccatgtcagcttcggcttgagaaaattgggtgtaggtactcccgactgtgggtgcaatcaaaagtagtgtattgagtaggtacgaagcctttacaagcactactccggggatgtaggcaaattgccgaacctcgtaaaaaccctgtgttgtgggtgcttgttgtttgtattttatattgaagtgcgtgaaatgtggaatgggtgtgcatacttggaagtgcctatgagaggctgagtgtgcatacgactgtgtgcaaacagggacaggtatatcaagtTTTTCTTAGCCAAACATCAGAGTTTTTTGGGAATCgaaattagactcactgattcaccccccctctcagtgactgctaGGTTACAACAGTTCTCAATACAATATCGTACAGTTTTGGTTTCTCCTTTTTGTCTCCTGCACTAAACGTAAATCGTACCGATTGATACCCTTATCCTTGTACTACCTAAATGAATAGAGAATCCCATTGAGACACTCTTGCTTGAGAGATATTCAAGAGGCCTATTTGAGGACTCTTCTTCACTCCACAATGGTTCACGCTTAGAAGAAGACATCAAAGCAAGGTAGCAATGAAGTTGTTGGTATTTTAACTTCGAATTTTTCCCTCTCACAATGTCTCAGCACAACTTTGTAGAACTTTTAAGATATTTGCAGTTAGAGAGTGCACTATTACTATCAGTAGCCATTAGGTTGTAGCTTGAAAGCCAATAGGATAATACCCGATCGCACCAAAATGAGGCATCTATGGTCTTAAGGAAAGTACCTATTAGTACGCCCCAGCCTTCATCATCTTGGTTTTCTGGAGGTGACAACCTTTCCTACAGACAGATGAGTTATACATCTCTTATACTAGTCTTTATATTACTTAATTTAGAACAAATCTTAAGATCATATTCGAAGACTGTTTGAAAGCCTTGTACCTCTTTTTATCCTTCCTATTTGCTGAAGACTCCGTGTAAGGCTGCATTCTTCTTACGCTTTTAATTAGAATTGTTATTCTTGTTCCTTTGTTTGAAACTGTTCTTCGGGATTGAAGTTAAAAGTTAAAATGGTAACTCTTGTTACACTATTTACCGTAATTAAATAAATCTAAGAACTAATCCCTTAAAACATAATGCTTAATTAGATGACAAGCAGGGTGCATGTCCATCCATTGGACAGTATAGGATTAAATTTGAATCTAAATTTGACACATTACCCAATCCATACCATTCCTTAGGTATCTAACTGCAAAATTTGTCTAATCActcttcaacattttcctttattttcttcccttttccttctATTGTTTCCTCCTCTTCAGACCAATATGTATACAGGTAACCATATACAATATAGTGAAGCCTGGAAGGAAGAAGAGCTCATTCTCTTCTGCTATACAAGTACCTGCCAGACTTTAAGCTTGAACATAGACATACaattaaatggaaaatttttcctCCTAAAAAAAGAGGACAAATcaggaaaaatgaaataaaagaaagaatgaCAGTACGAGATAGAATTTAATCacatttacatttttttccccctgaTAATTTCCTTTCAATATTTACCTTCTTAAATAACCCATAAATCCACAAAATATACTGAGAATATATATTTGCTGAAGGCTGAATCAATCACGATCAGATCGGCTTTCGAGAGCTGATGTTGCAGAGTCCACATGAGCAAGCAAACATGTATAGATCTTCTGCTTCAACTTATCAACAGTCTCAACCAATCCATTGTCTTCTGGGCCTGCCTTACTTCGTAGTTTATCCAACCAGACACTTGTTTGCTTAAGCTGAGATAATGTCGTTGCGATCTGGTCCTCTGATGCTGCTCTCTGCCGACCTCTCAGACTgtcccttcctttcttctcatGGCTTCCCACATGAAACCCAGCACTTAGAGCACCATCCAAGAATGTTAAAAACCAAGACTCTGATTCTTTTAGGAGAATCTCCCTCACTTCTTGAATCTCTTTAGTATCATTCCCTTTTGCCCATTCTAATCTTTCAGATTCTATCAATGGCTTTGTACAAGTCAGAGCATTTCTATTGAGATTTAGAAGAGTCTTCCTTCCACACATATCTATGTCTGCTGGAGACTTGTTATTGAAGACATGAAGAGAGCTATTATCTTTTGATACAACTGATACAGTCAGTTCATCTGTAAACTGGTGAAGAGTGAAAAACTTGGAGAAAGTGAGATGGGGATTGTCTGAAGAGGCTGACACATGAAGGTCCGCAAACATACTGAACAACAAAGAATCAAGATGTTAAAATATCTCAAAATTATCAAATCCTGTTGAGATTTCAGGACTTGTAGAGTTACATTCCCACATTGGTTATGTGAGACCTTGGATGTTTCTTCGTAGGGAAATTCTTGTTTTAACCAGAGGTTTGTGAGAAAAAATCCGTAaccttactctttttttttttcaattttagtatATAACACACTTTGTTTTTCAAAACAAGGGCAAATTTCTAAATCTTGTCGTTCGACACACCTACTCGAAAAAATGTAGAACTTTTAATAATAACATAGTGTAAAGTCAAAACCCTTTTTAACCCGTAAAGTCAAAACCCTTTTTAacccctacattaaataacttttgggaataaaactagggtaatcaaaagaaggttaaaacttctcacttcaccattttagtgACAACAAGATGCACCCTCATACATATACTATCGGTTTATCTCTACCTAACAGCTTAagcttttgggttggacccTCAAGTAGTATTTCGTCGATCATCCCACTTTATTCAACAGATTCCGTATTCATATCTCAGATATATGAACAACATATGCGTCATTATAATTCTAAGTTTTCGAGATGGTGATACAAGATCCAaagattaagaaatatgcttacCTCAGGCACTTGACAAGGGATGCAGCTGTAGATGCTTCCTTCTGAGCTTGTATTGCCACCAAAGAAGCTAAATTTCTTCGTCTCAAAACCTCCTTGTGAAATAATAACAAGAGATGTGAGAAACCAATAAATacattgaagatttttttttttttttttttttttgacggGGAGAAATTATATGGAATTGCAACCCATAGAGAGAGTAACGTAATTCATGCCTTTAGAGCCATTAATAACCCATTACAAGGTTGAACTTATTGATAATGGTAGGAATTGATAGAATCAtttcaaagaaagtgaaaatcccaaaaatgatgagttgagatgttgggagttaCAAAGGTATAGCCTCACATCAGTTATCTGAGACCCTAGATGTATTATGATATACCATTGGGCTATCTCCAGATAATAGCTTAagcttttgggttggacccTCCAAGTAACAGCATAGCTTAACTTAATTGCAGTCTTATAGAAGATTGCGGTGTAGATCCGAGTTTAAATGCAATGAAACAGTCCATATATATTTGCTTCTTAGAACACCCCAGCTGAGGAAAAGGGAAAATGGGAAGAGAAGGAATCTACCTTCCCAGGCTTGACAAGGTTGGCAGGAAGGGAGTCCCAGGAGATGCTATCATGCCCTTGACGTTTATCTCTGCTGTTCAAGGAACAACTTGAGTTGGATCTGTCCAGTTTAGAAGTGCTCTGTTTAGTAGCAGAGCTCTTTGCTGGAACTAAAGCCTCTTTGGCATTGCCACCAGTAGCCTCTGCCTTCAATTTAGGAGCATCAGCACGATTGTGCGTAGGAGTCGATGGGCTTGTCTGTGATGCTAGAACCAATTACAATCACTAAATCATGTTTACAACTACTAATTAAATTGAACAAAAGAAAGGAACAGTAGATATAATAAGAAGCTTGAATTAAGAGTCAATATATGTTGTgagaagtttctaatttctttacAGGTATGATAGAGGTTGATGTGATCACCAATCAATCAACAATTAATCTTCAAACAGTCACGTAACTTCCACAAACACTTCAAATGACTATTTTTTGTATCTGGGTGGAATCATACCTGACCTTTTAAGTTCTTGTTTGGGTTTGGAGGAAGAAACCTTCTTAATTGTACTATTCTCATTAGACTTCCCAGCTTCGCTGGATTCATTTTCAGCTCCTTTTGAAATCGAACTCAACACACCCTGCATGTACCGAGATGCAACGACCACCTTCTCTTCCTTGATTACAATTCTGTGTCTTGGGCTGTCCTGCATCCCATCAATTAGTACTTCACCGGACTTTGAAGAAATAGTTCCATCACGATTCATTGATGATACTGGACTAGTCTCCGAAGGAGCTAACATCTGCATAAGATCTTTAGGATTACCCACACAAGGATTTCTACCAGGAATAGGTCGGACCCCAACAATGGTAGGAACTGGAGTTCCAGCCTCCACTCGTTCCACATAGATGAATTGACCAAGTTGCAATTTATTTGTTAGAATGAGCTCATTGTCATCCTTTGATAGAGTGACATATGTTGAATGTGAAGAATCTGAAACTTTAATGAAGAAGCCATGGTTTGGCCATAACTCAGAACCAGTAAGGGCTGGTACAATGCTGATAACTTGTAGAAGAACAGATCGATACTCCCCTCGTACCTTCACATCAGAATTCATACTCTGAAGTAGCTTCAATAGAACTCCAGGAGTAAGTGATGCcatttcttctctctcaattAATTCTGAGATCTGTCGAGAGATGAAATCCCTATGGAgcagagaaaggaggagattaTGTTGGGAGAGCGTAGAGATGACTGATGAGAAGTCAacatctctcatcttcttctcgCTGGTTGGTTTCCGTGTACAAGTCTCCTTTCCCTTAACTGATTGATTAATCCTTTTCGTCAGACGAACCCCATGAGGCATTGATGTCTCAACCTACTTAATTAGCTTTGCACTGAGACTTGAATCCACCATGTTCGTTACCCACCCAGAGGCCAGAGCTCCTCCTTGTCGTGCCTTCCAAGCCAAGTTATGCCCATACCCATTGATGACTTAGATGCACCAACGAGACCGAGAGTTCAGTAGAAAAGGTCATCCTTCCATCCCATTCGGAACCTTATATGAATACGACTCTGTTTCTATCCAttaaagaaagataaaaacTTCAAACACTGTTTCTGATCTTGTTCCTCTTTCACGTTACGTTCTTACGAATCTTACCCATTCTGTAGAGCAGCTTTGCATTGCTCTCATACTTTTGAAGTTGATCTTCGTCGAAATCTACAACCTCCGAACATAATGAACCAATCGAACATAGTAGATGAATTCGCTGATCCATTTCCACACAGAGGAAACTCtcttaagagaaagaaaatcacatttgccctcaccatggcctaccTGGAATTCAATATTCAACAGCTTTGATCCATTGGTCAACCTGGTTCCCTCCCCTAAGGTTGTCAATTTAGAACCGGAATGGAAACCGGCGGtttaaaatcaaacaaaaagaaaacgattcaattttagttttgaaaaataaaatttaatttcagttcaagaataaaaaactaaaaaactgCCGGTTTGAACcgaaaaatcaaaccaaataaaatttgaGTACACCTAATCCAAATCGAATTAACCTGAATAACCCAAATAAACCATATCGGTACCAAAATAAAACCGaatgaatgaaattgaataagaacagaagaaaaacgAATCCAAccgattcaattttgatttacgctttttaaaattattcggttttaattattatataataTTGCAATATGGCCTGGTTGCCCGTCCTGTTGACTGACCTAGACTGAGTTTAGGACTAGGTTACATAATGGTCTTGTATAATTTCCCGCACCAATGGTTCAGATCAAAACCCCCTGGCACCATTGGATTTGCATGAGTTCGCAAAAATATAATCAACACTCCAACAACCCTAATTCAACAAACGTACAAGCACTTAAGACTTTCTGATTCTCCAAAAGGAATTTGGAATCCAAAATGCCTGTACAAAGTTAACAAAACCAGAAAATTCTGGGTCTCCATCACCCCATCTCAAGGGTAGGCTTTCAGAATCATTTTCctgggagaatttgacaatcaTGCAGAATAGTAGCAAATCAGTCCATTCTTTCCATATAATATCGAAGGGACACGGAAGGTATTACAAACTCTCTCCATACTGACACTGCAAAGTAACATTGAACAAATTACAATGATTAATGCTCTAACATGTACATCAAACCAAAAATATTTAACTCTAATTTACCGGTTGCACATGCACTTGCACATTCACAGAAAGGAATGGAACGTAAACCATCTTTAGATGCCGTGAATTGTGTAACCATGCAATCACTCTCCTCTGGTTTAACTGTAGACATTCTGAATTCTTACAAGTTGTAAATTCTGATATACAAGCATACAAAATGACTACAGTAAAGGGGGGAAATTAATACCTGGACTCACAATATTAAGGATAATTTTACACCAATTGGCAACTTTTCACTTGAGACAAATGTTACAAATTTCAACACCACTAATGGAGGGGTAGACACTAGCTAAAATCAAAATGAGAAACCGAAAGCCTTGGAAGGCCATGGAAGAGAAGAATACATTGTGGCATATTAT from Macadamia integrifolia cultivar HAES 741 chromosome 14, SCU_Mint_v3, whole genome shotgun sequence encodes the following:
- the LOC122061204 gene encoding uncharacterized protein LOC122061204; translated protein: MPHGVRLTKRINQSVKGKETCTRKPTSEKKMRDVDFSSVISTLSQHNLLLSLLHRDFISRQISELIEREEMASLTPGVLLKLLQSMNSDVKVRGEYRSVLLQVISIVPALTGSELWPNHGFFIKVSDSSHSTYVTLSKDDNELILTNKLQLGQFIYVERVEAGTPVPTIVGVRPIPGRNPCVGNPKDLMQMLAPSETSPVSSMNRDGTISSKSGEVLIDGMQDSPRHRIVIKEEKVVVASRYMQGVLSSISKGAENESSEAGKSNENSTIKKVSSSKPKQELKRSASQTSPSTPTHNRADAPKLKAEATGGNAKEALVPAKSSATKQSTSKLDRSNSSCSLNSRDKRQGHDSISWDSLPANLVKPGKEVLRRRNLASLVAIQAQKEASTAASLVKCLSMFADLHVSASSDNPHLTFSKFFTLHQFTDELTVSVVSKDNSSLHVFNNKSPADIDMCGRKTLLNLNRNALTCTKPLIESERLEWAKGNDTKEIQEVREILLKESESWFLTFLDGALSAGFHVGSHEKKGRDSLRGRQRAASEDQIATTLSQLKQTSVWLDKLRSKAGPEDNGLVETVDKLKQKIYTCLLAHVDSATSALESRSDRD